Proteins encoded in a region of the Bacteroidales bacterium genome:
- a CDS encoding acyl-CoA thioesterase, producing the protein MYTFETQIRVRYGETDQMGYVYYGNYPLYYEVARTEMLRSLGLSYREMEQEGIILPVRSLNVRYIEPAHYDDLLTLKVILKEVPTVRIHFFYELYNEQQVLLNTGETVLVFVDAQTRKPRKAPDSLLAELEKYFEHS; encoded by the coding sequence ATGTATACATTTGAAACACAAATACGGGTGCGTTACGGAGAGACAGACCAGATGGGGTATGTTTATTATGGAAATTATCCATTGTATTATGAGGTTGCCCGGACCGAAATGCTTCGTTCGCTGGGCCTGAGTTATAGGGAGATGGAACAGGAAGGGATTATTTTGCCTGTGAGATCCTTAAATGTACGTTATATAGAACCGGCCCATTATGATGATTTGCTGACTTTAAAGGTAATATTAAAGGAGGTACCGACTGTACGCATTCATTTTTTTTATGAATTGTATAATGAGCAGCAGGTATTATTGAATACGGGAGAGACAGTACTGGTATTTGTTGATGCGCAAACCCGTAAGCCAAGGAAGGCACCGGATTCATTATTGGCGGAACTGGAAAAATATTTTGAACATTCGTGA
- the prfA gene encoding peptide chain release factor 1, with protein sequence MANSVILGKLEGIKVRFEEIGQQITDPDVMGDMKRFVKLNKEYRDLEPLIAAYGEYKVVLSNLDEAKEMLQHEKDEELREMAKDEVEQLTGRVEPLEEQIKLLLLPSDPEDDKNAVMEIRAGTGGDEASIFAGDLYRMYTRFCENKGWKVEVTSMSPGTSGGFKEIVMNISGNKVYGTLKYESGVHRVQRVPKTETQGRVHTSAATVAVLPEAGEFDIELNMNDIRKDTFCSSGPGGQSVNTTYSAIRLTHIPTGIVVQCQDEKSQIKNFDKALAELRTRIYNLEYQKYLDEVSSKRKTMVSTGDRSAKVRTYNYPQSRITDHRINLTLYNLPTVVDGDIQELIDKLQMEENAERLKDSGL encoded by the coding sequence ATGGCAAACAGCGTAATTCTTGGAAAGCTGGAGGGGATAAAAGTTCGTTTTGAAGAGATCGGTCAACAGATCACTGATCCGGACGTGATGGGTGATATGAAACGGTTCGTAAAACTGAACAAGGAGTACCGTGATCTGGAGCCGCTTATTGCTGCTTATGGGGAATACAAAGTTGTTTTGAGTAATCTGGATGAAGCAAAAGAAATGCTGCAGCATGAAAAAGACGAGGAACTCCGTGAGATGGCCAAGGATGAGGTTGAGCAATTAACCGGGCGCGTAGAGCCGCTTGAGGAACAGATAAAGTTATTGCTTCTTCCGTCTGACCCTGAAGATGATAAGAATGCAGTAATGGAGATTCGTGCCGGAACAGGAGGTGATGAGGCCAGTATCTTTGCCGGTGATCTTTACCGGATGTATACCCGTTTTTGTGAAAATAAAGGCTGGAAAGTGGAGGTCACCAGTATGTCACCGGGAACATCGGGAGGCTTTAAGGAAATTGTCATGAATATCAGCGGGAATAAAGTGTATGGTACGCTTAAATATGAGTCCGGTGTTCACCGGGTTCAGCGGGTTCCGAAAACAGAAACCCAGGGACGCGTACATACTTCTGCGGCAACCGTTGCGGTATTGCCTGAGGCCGGAGAATTTGATATCGAACTGAACATGAATGATATCCGTAAGGATACCTTTTGTTCATCCGGTCCCGGCGGACAATCGGTCAATACTACCTATTCGGCGATTCGTCTGACACATATCCCTACGGGGATCGTGGTCCAGTGCCAGGATGAAAAATCCCAGATAAAAAACTTCGATAAAGCGCTTGCCGAGTTACGAACCCGGATATATAACCTTGAATACCAGAAATACCTGGATGAGGTGTCTTCCAAAAGGAAAACCATGGTTTCAACAGGAGACCGTTCGGCCAAAGTCCGTACTTATAATTATCCACAAAGCCGTATTACCGATCACAGGATCAATCTTACCCTATATAATCTTCCGACAGTAGTTGATGGGGACATTCAGGAACTGATCGATAAACTACAGATGGAAGAAAATGCAGAACGGTTAAAGGACAGTGGATTATAA
- the dnaG gene encoding DNA primase, with amino-acid sequence MIDRNTIDRIFEASRIVDVVEEFVSLKRRGVNYIGCCPFHNERTPSFVVSPAKNIYKCFGCGKAGNPVNFIMEHEHLSYPDALRYLAKKFHIEIVEKEQTPEEQQIADRRESLMIVSAYASRVFQENLFDTREGKAIGLSYFKERGFREDIIKNFELGYSLEARDAFTKKAIKEGYKEEFLIETGLSIKGENAVFDRFSARVMFPIHSLAGKVIAFGGRVLKADKKQAKYLNSPESDIYHKSKVLYGIFQARSSIVKNQKCYLVEGYTDVISMHQAGIENVVASSGTALTVEQIQLIKRFTENVTVLYDGDPAGIKASLRGIDLILQEGMNVKVLLLPDGEDPDSFSRKHSVTELEEYIGNHETDFINFKAQLLLDDAQGDPVKRARLITEVVQSISLIPNAIQRSVYLKESARMFDMDEQMLAETADTMRKKKISDERKREIRKSETDSPHLPSDLVPENNASTLSIDPEQVQHHKDIELAEEEIIRLLVSYGNNILPGCGESTGGTGSTVAHYLIQELRSDDLEIQEPLLRRIFNEYEQLLEEKESIDDKYFIYHADPEISRMVAGLMANKYVLSNIHKKSGVIVKTEEDHLEEVVPVSVLAYKNRRVIMLLKDLSLEMQKAEKENDTELLDELYARYISLNEIKKQLAKILGKRIVY; translated from the coding sequence ATGATTGATAGAAATACCATAGACCGGATTTTTGAAGCCTCACGTATTGTTGATGTGGTGGAAGAGTTTGTCTCCCTGAAACGCAGGGGGGTGAATTATATTGGTTGTTGTCCGTTTCATAATGAACGGACGCCATCGTTTGTCGTATCTCCGGCTAAAAATATTTATAAATGTTTCGGATGTGGGAAAGCCGGTAATCCGGTGAATTTCATCATGGAACATGAGCATCTCAGTTATCCGGATGCACTGCGTTATCTGGCCAAGAAGTTTCATATCGAAATTGTAGAAAAGGAACAAACCCCGGAAGAACAACAAATTGCTGACCGGAGGGAAAGCCTGATGATCGTATCGGCTTATGCATCCCGGGTTTTTCAGGAAAATCTTTTCGATACCCGTGAAGGGAAGGCTATTGGGTTGAGTTATTTTAAAGAGCGGGGCTTCCGTGAAGATATCATTAAAAATTTTGAACTGGGTTATAGTCTTGAAGCGCGGGATGCGTTTACGAAGAAGGCTATAAAAGAGGGTTATAAAGAAGAATTCCTGATTGAAACCGGCTTAAGTATCAAAGGAGAGAATGCGGTTTTCGACCGTTTCTCCGCACGGGTGATGTTTCCTATCCATAGTCTTGCCGGGAAAGTGATCGCCTTTGGTGGTCGGGTGCTGAAAGCAGATAAGAAGCAGGCCAAATACCTGAACTCTCCCGAATCTGACATATATCATAAAAGTAAAGTACTTTATGGTATTTTCCAGGCCAGAAGTAGTATTGTAAAAAACCAGAAGTGTTATCTGGTAGAAGGATATACCGATGTTATTTCCATGCATCAGGCCGGGATTGAAAATGTAGTGGCCTCATCGGGCACCGCATTAACCGTGGAACAAATACAACTGATCAAGCGGTTTACGGAGAATGTAACTGTCTTATACGATGGAGATCCGGCAGGTATCAAAGCGTCTTTACGGGGAATAGACCTGATCCTTCAGGAAGGAATGAATGTAAAGGTATTGTTGTTACCGGACGGTGAAGATCCTGATTCCTTTTCGAGGAAGCATAGTGTCACGGAGTTAGAAGAATACATCGGGAATCATGAAACGGACTTTATCAATTTTAAAGCGCAATTACTGCTGGATGATGCACAGGGTGATCCGGTAAAGCGTGCCCGTTTGATCACGGAGGTTGTACAGTCTATTTCTCTTATCCCGAATGCTATACAGCGATCGGTTTACCTGAAGGAGTCGGCCCGTATGTTCGATATGGATGAACAGATGCTGGCCGAAACGGCAGATACCATGCGTAAAAAAAAGATCAGTGACGAACGGAAACGGGAAATCCGGAAATCGGAAACAGATAGCCCACACCTTCCTTCTGACCTGGTGCCGGAAAATAATGCATCAACGCTTTCTATTGACCCGGAACAGGTGCAACATCATAAAGATATTGAATTGGCTGAAGAGGAGATTATTCGTTTACTGGTAAGCTATGGGAATAATATATTACCGGGTTGTGGTGAGTCGACCGGTGGGACGGGGTCTACTGTTGCTCATTACCTGATCCAGGAATTACGTTCCGATGACCTTGAAATCCAGGAACCGTTATTGCGCAGGATATTTAATGAATACGAACAATTACTGGAAGAAAAAGAAAGTATTGATGATAAATATTTCATTTATCATGCTGACCCTGAGATATCCCGTATGGTGGCTGGCTTGATGGCCAACAAATATGTATTGAGCAATATCCATAAAAAAAGCGGGGTGATTGTGAAAACCGAAGAAGATCACCTTGAAGAAGTTGTTCCTGTCAGTGTGCTGGCTTATAAAAACAGAAGAGTGATCATGTTGCTTAAAGATCTTTCTCTGGAAATGCAGAAGGCGGAAAAAGAGAACGATACGGAGCTTCTGGATGAATTATACGCCCGGTATATTTCACTGAATGAGATAAAGAAACAATTGGCCAAAATATTGGGAAAACGGATTGTCTATTAA
- a CDS encoding SGNH/GDSL hydrolase family protein, producing the protein MIRFIIYILLLTLLSSALNAQQLEDLKYVNADDLMLIGKGFENAHVKYGRLPASMEKEFRKELISLGKNTSGIAVRFSTNSTAIAARWTVIANVYMDHMPATGSKGLDLYVLDGNRWCHTGTARHTEKTSAYFFIKNLSGETREYIAYLPLYDGVELLEIGVDKEAIITKPQKSNLTKRSDVKPIVFYGTSITQGGCASRPGMAYPSILGRMLNREIINLGFSGNGKLDLSMARAISMIDAEAVVMDCLPNTTAQIVRDSAYLFIRHIADAHPGIRILMIENPEFPFAGFNTKILPELQEEDGEWKMLYEKLRKEGYKNIRYVRGKGMIGNDGEATVDGVHFTDLGFLRYAEGMYPYLKDKKVSY; encoded by the coding sequence ATGATTAGATTCATCATCTATATTCTTTTGTTGACTTTGTTATCATCTGCTTTGAATGCCCAGCAACTGGAAGACCTGAAATACGTAAATGCGGATGACCTGATGCTGATTGGGAAAGGGTTTGAAAATGCCCATGTCAAATATGGGCGGCTACCGGCCTCCATGGAAAAAGAATTCCGGAAAGAACTGATCTCCCTGGGAAAAAACACCTCCGGTATAGCCGTACGTTTCTCTACTAACAGCACGGCCATTGCTGCCAGATGGACGGTCATCGCAAACGTATATATGGACCATATGCCCGCAACCGGAAGCAAAGGCCTCGATCTGTACGTACTTGACGGAAATCGATGGTGTCATACAGGTACGGCCAGGCACACAGAGAAAACCTCTGCTTACTTTTTCATAAAGAACCTGTCCGGAGAAACCAGGGAATATATCGCCTATTTACCGCTTTATGACGGAGTGGAATTATTGGAAATCGGGGTGGATAAAGAGGCAATCATCACAAAACCCCAAAAAAGCAACCTCACAAAGAGGAGCGATGTAAAACCTATTGTTTTTTACGGGACCAGTATCACACAGGGAGGATGTGCTTCCCGTCCCGGAATGGCTTACCCATCGATACTGGGAAGGATGCTGAACCGGGAAATCATCAATCTTGGTTTTTCGGGCAACGGTAAACTGGATCTCTCCATGGCAAGGGCTATCAGCATGATCGATGCGGAAGCAGTGGTCATGGACTGTCTTCCCAATACCACTGCACAGATTGTCCGGGACAGTGCCTATCTTTTCATCCGGCATATTGCCGATGCACATCCGGGTATACGTATATTGATGATAGAAAATCCGGAATTCCCTTTTGCCGGGTTCAATACGAAAATCTTACCCGAATTACAGGAAGAAGACGGGGAATGGAAAATGCTTTATGAGAAACTGCGGAAAGAAGGATATAAAAATATCAGGTATGTCCGCGGAAAAGGAATGATCGGAAATGACGGGGAAGCAACCGTTGATGGGGTGCATTTCACGGATCTTGGATTCCTTCGTTATGCGGAAGGCATGTATCCTTATCTGAAAGACAAAAAAGTAAGTTATTGA